One Mercenaria mercenaria strain notata chromosome 12, MADL_Memer_1, whole genome shotgun sequence DNA segment encodes these proteins:
- the LOC123533922 gene encoding protein moonraker-like, whose product MAEGGPVMQNQLKFNLGIALAASNVAVRYHKPNPIIVERAGGMVSVPPSSSNVPADRLSSARSSVVEDRMALAVRLAQRDLKKEREGRPVRSRSPSPKTFKTKFSKGGTKMVYTKAARERAERLQEKRVGRDPLKVREQGWNSGTSVARTQTPPRDRMARLNLPATTNSPPTRDTDHYPRSIQTDNPALEIERMQKEMEGYLQQIQVIEQKAMREQPGEIMQPAKSRKKDGYLSDEEDPARRALRQEEQATRAARQIYNLRQQVRALHDQVTRGEGRKVKHTKKSQVMLRLAAAHRGAVRAIQGFVNQQLPQQDLRQGLPAGYHELALLIRQLALLSTQIRTQNDSANVKQDLINMLDRVDELNRAWCAELAQNKEEDLAEERRRKSPIGRQVVPPVQTKSRQPQGQQRKFGKENRPKGLLKKQFYKGSKPVQKSQRPRKLTPERQNVLQAGLQALVREDARQGDRCVAWDIPAEDSMVTEPGNTSLILPKGLQYKREKAQRSAALAVPESHFADPTLASSLKTKQQAEHEARSREPWRPGGSVHKSPARSRSRDRSRSRSPRSADRNFVIQDMDTELMQELFPEGVDGMGRRGRSASPRSRSQRQRSFSPPRSPESRSRFTAHKMRSRLDRLQQNAEDVGMVKDRERELAEISMRQMLAEHARAKGDVKGELMTDMILNDILHDTAAELQSLEDDNDIRDEAVTMHHNPTLENIYQRLEQMELEQVDIRRRWGTLQFEEENSSSLKKLRNIERPSGPVAMEITRRDPSQSHRVQSSRAFDKETDAPIIFTKSAPAPQYRERSTLVETEEALLSDLPVHMPLRSGKIRLKLPDSAVREIHSNLEKYERHLRKTSHQSHSKFDPWKLVEEISDQVLAECLNEIEKELEDVEENIVHQVCKTEFALPESSAQKQEVEETEEDYGYNQYMEPVSTSRHESFRTNQGEYSNFRTSQQEVEEPSATRESAEKSILQSSVDKSRENGASSKKEVSFGHDVSYEREVSYEHEAIFDAADLDVAVDDLDTVREQYEDDMYEEDDEDEEDEISEVSPIDSEDLEYSSDES is encoded by the exons ATGGCTGAGGGAGGGCCTGTTATGCAGAATCAGTTGAAGTTCAATTTAGGCATAGCCCTTGCAGCCTCCAATGTTGCTGTTAG GTACCACAAACCCAATCCTATCATTGTGGAAAGAGCTGGTGGAATGGTCAGTGTGCCGCCCTCGTCCAGTAATGTTCCAGCTGACCGACTGTCGTCAGCACGATCCTCAGTAGTAGAAGACAGGATGGCGCTGGCAGTGCGCCTTGCTCAGCGAGACTTGAAGAAAGAAAGAGAGGGTAGACCTGTAAGAAGCAGAAGCCCTTCTCCAAAGACATTTAAGACTAAATTTAGTAAAG GTGGTACAAAAATGGTTTACACAAAAGCAGCTAGAGAGAGGGCTGAGAGACTGCAAGAGAAGAGAGTGGGCAGGGATCCACTGAAGGTTCGAGAACAGGGATGGAACTCTGGGACCAGTGTGGCTCGAACACAGACCCCACCCAGAGATAGGATGGCTAGGCTTAATCTACCTG ccACCACAAACTCCCCACCCACTAGGGATACAGATCATTACCCAAGGTCAATACAGACTGATAATCCTGCACTGGAGATTGAGAGAATGCAGAAAGAAATGGAAGGATATCTTCAACAGATACAAGTCATTGAACAAAAGGCAATGAGAG AACAACCAGGAGAAATCATGCAGCCAGCCAAGTCGAGGAAAAAAGATGGTTACCTGAGTGATGAGGAGGATCCTGCACGACGGGCACTGCGCCAGGAGGAACAGGCGACACGTGCAGCACGTCAGATATATAACTTGAGACAGCAGGTCAGAGCATTGCACGATCAGGTGACAAGAGGAGAGGGCAGAAAagtcaaacacacaaaaaag AGTCAGGTGATGTTACGACTAGCTGCAGCTCACAGAGGTGCTGTGAGAGCTATCCAAGGCTTTGTCAATCAACAGTTACCACAACAGGACTTGCGTCAGGGCCTTCCAGCTGGGTATCATGAACTAGCACTGCTTATAAGGCAGCTAGCACTACTGAGTACCCAGATCAGAACTCAAAATGACTCGGCTAATGTTAAACAGGATCTGATAAATATGCTTGACAGAGTTGAT gAGCTTAACAGAGCGTGGTGTGCTGAGCTTGCACAGAACAAAGAGGAAGATCTGGCTGAGGAACGACGACGTAAATCTCCGATTGGCAGACAGGTGGTGCCACCTGTACAGACCAAGAGTCGACAACCTCAAGGACAACAGAGAAAATTTGGGAAGGAAAATAGACCAAAAG GTCTGTTAAAGAAACAGTTTTACAAAGGGTCAAAACCTGTACAGAAGTCACAACGACCTA GAAAGTTAACTCCTGAGAGACAGAATGTTCTACAAGCAGGTCTACAAGCATTGGTACGAGAGGATGCCAGACAGGGGGACCGCTGTGTTGCCTGGGACATCCCTGCTGAGGACAGTATGGTAACCGAGCCAGGCAATACAAGTCTCATCCTCCCCAAAGGCTTACAGTACAAGCGAGAGAAAGCACAGCGATCTGCGGCCTTGGCAGTCCCAGAGTCCCACTTTGCAGATCCAACATTAGCTTCCAGTTTAAAAACTAAACAACAAGCCGAACATGAAGCAAGAAG TCGAGAGCCATGGAGACCAGGTGGTAGTGTGCACAAGTCTCCTGCCAGAAGTAGGTCACGAGACAGAAGTAGGTCAAGGAGTCCGAGGTCCGCTGACAGAAACTTTGTGATACAGGATATGGATACAGAACTCATGCA GGAGTTATTTCCAGAAGGTGTAGATGGGATGGGTAGAAGAGGCAGGTCAgcaagtccaaggtcaaggtcacaaagacaGAGGTCATTCAGCCCTCCAAGGTCACCGGAATCAAG GTCAAGGTTCACTGCACACAAAATGAGGTCAAGACTTGACAGACTGCAACAGAATGCTGAG GATGTTGGTATGGTAAAGGATCGAGAAAGAGAATTGGCGGAAATCAGCATGAGGCAGATGCTTGCAGAACATGCTCGTGCAAAG GGAGATGTCAAAGGAGAATTGATGACAGATATGATACTGAATGACATTCTACATGACACTGCAGCAGAGTTACAGTCTTTAGAAGATGATAACGATATTCGTGATGAGGCAGTTACCATGCATCATAACCCTACCCTTGAAAATATTTACCAAAGGCTAGAACAAATGGag CTTGAGCAGGTAGATATCAGGCGTAGATGGGGAACTCTTCAGTTTGAGGAGGAGAACAGTTCTTCATTAAAGAAGTTAAGAAATATTGAGAGACCTTCAGGACCAGTTGCCATGGAGATCACACGGAGAGATCCTTCACAGTCACATAGAGTTCAGAGCTCAAG AGCATTTGACAAGGAAACAGATGCCCCAATTATCTTCACCAAATCTGCTCCTGCACCTCAGTACAGAGAGAGGTCTACACTTGTAGAAACAGAGGAAGCTTTGTTGAGTGATTTACCTGTCCACATGCCTCTCAG GAGTGGAAAAATTCGCCTGAAGTTACCCGACTCAGCAGTACGAGAGATTCATAGTAACCTGGAGAAATATGAGAGACATTTGAGGAAGACTTCGCACCAGTCACATAGTAAATTTGATCCCTGGAAACTTGTGGAAGA AATATCAGACCAAGTGTTAGCAGAATGTCTCAATGAGATTGAGAAAGAATTGGAGGATGTGGAGGAAAACATTGTCCATCAAGTATGTAAAACTGAATTTGCTCTCCCAGAATCCTCTGCTCAGAAACAGGAAGTGGAAGAAACAGAGGAGGATTATGGGTATAATCAGTATATGGAACCAGTCAGTACCAGTAGACATGAAAGTTTTAGAACCAATCAAGGTGAAtacagtaactttagaaccagtCAACAGGAAGTAGAAGAGCCGTCTGCAACAAGAGAAAGTGCAGAAAAGTCAATTCTTCAAAGTAGTGTGGATAAATCAAGAG